One region of Gymnogyps californianus isolate 813 chromosome 28, ASM1813914v2, whole genome shotgun sequence genomic DNA includes:
- the MEIOC gene encoding meiosis-specific coiled-coil domain-containing protein MEIOC isoform X3, protein MVATNRRIQPERNDYGSETDLYGLVSNILEEQDKSQPYCAEGSCPSNFKSVWPMNTTRIVDHHDLLPETKRPVVAAVSQQGFYSSESVSAAEKQYLQSGNLASQQKVDDCYCGFTGMDLEEQCLYPSRNDHANCCNMQTNENIKTTPVYQNYPYIKNTFTPQVGYSEVIKDSGANAYSYGREKVCPKGADAQLHQKRAETFLPQFHRYNENADYSRYTEYSHASKAKPNKSTNCSLQESKLVNGTTEAPSLDTEPYTKLFQVKSGTQKKIEDRISDQQNFTFPKAVGLLSEKQFANEASFCTDFGQKFEYGLKSFAACPGNSDCANGVEKQQFSKSDLQNSEYCKSLPLLPNSANPSAGANVRPAWMNIQTKTAASVPFQNPSPLLKLNNHLPAFPKSSSHSNDFFQLSSSNFPLNSNLFHKYCQDNASVFSSLDFGYNTAERARSAACMEALVRSGEENLIEYLSEKKLKQPNGFCDNYSAQQFGIIENMNKHRFQLKPQSEHYDLEGQKHADGLLQNMYQDLMESQGQFNLRQGSGDSNTINPVTCLQAPSFSNNCMMGDFRRHQQLGSSAFPVRSARLFGRSIVPLMESHDLFSRNDLKRFYPYFNDKMYGDTSFSGFVPAFGFQRQVKTRSGPASELHVRLEECYEQWRALEKERKKTESALAKNFQGKKVSSANNTPIPRLTSNPSRVDRLIVDQLREQARVVTLLGKMERLRSSPLHANISTALDKHLEVIHVVQSRRKDEIVNASNRQRQGAPRCQDDRDVFALALAIKEMSVATRKARTTLWCALQMTLPKSSAGKPDPEKALRETVQPEEKVCEITNSCSILNQRAELLIRGVYLHILICTEYK, encoded by the exons GATTCAGCCTGAAAGGAACGATTATGGCAGTGAAACAGATTTATATGGACTTGTGTCCAACATCTTGGAAGAACAAGATAAATCGCAGCCATATTGTGCTGAGGG gagTTGCCCTTCCAACTTTAAGTCAGTATGGCCTATGAACACAACCAGAATTGTAGACCACCATGACCTGTTGCCAGAAACTAAAAGACCAGTTGTTGCAGCTGTCTCACAACAGGGTTTTTATAGTAGCGAATCCGtatctgctgctgaaaaacagtACTTGCAAAGCGGTAATCTTGCATCGCAGCAAAAAGTAGACGACTGTTATTGTGGGTTTACTGGCATGGACCTTGAAGAGCAGTGTTTATACCCTTCTAGGAATGATCATGCCAACTGTTGCAACATGCAGACTAATGAGAATATTAAGACAACACCCGTATATCAGAACTATCCATACATAAAAAACACCTTTACACCCCAAGTTGGGTATTCAGAAGTAATCAAAGACTCGGGAGCCAATGCTTATTCTTACGGAAGGGAGAAGGTGTGTCCCAAAGGAGCAGATGCACAGTTGCACCAAAAGCGGGCAGAAACGTTTCTTCCGCAGTTTCACAGAtataatgaaaatgcagattatAGTAGATACACTGAATATTCTCATGCTAGTAAAGCAAAGCCTAACAAGAGCACCAATTGTAGCCTCCAAGAAAGTAAGTTAGTAAATGGAACCACTGAGGCACCATCTCTGGACACAGAACCCTATACTAAATTATTTCAAGTTAAATCAggaactcagaaaaaaatagaagatagAATTTCAGATCAGCAAAACTTTACATTTCCCAAGGCTGTAGGACTTCtatcagaaaaacaatttgcaaATGAAGCTTCTTTCTGCACTGATTTTGGGCAAAAATTTGAATATGGACTAAAATCTTTTGCAGCTTGTCCAGGGAATAGTGACTGTGCAAATGGTgtagaaaagcagcagttttcgAAGTCCGATCTTCAGAATTCTGAATACTGTAAATCACTTCCATTATTACCAAACTCAGCAAACCCGTCAGCAGGTGCTAATGTAAGGCCAGCTTGGATGAACATTCAAACTAAAACCGCTGCTTCTGTCCCATTTCAGAATCCAAGTCCTTTGTTGAAACTGAATAATCATTTACCTGCTTTTCCAAAAAGTTCCAGTCattctaatgatttttttcagttatcaTCTTCAAATTTCCCTTTaaatagtaatttatttcaCAAGTACTGTCAAGATAATGCTTCGGTTTTTTCAAGTCTTGATTTTGGTTATAACACAGCAGAACGAGCTCGGTCTGCTGCTTGCATGGAAGCACTAGTTAGGAGTGGAGAAGAGAATCTCATTGAGTAtttaagtgaaaagaaattaaagcagccAAACGGATTCTGTGACAATTATTCAGCTCAGCAGTTTGGGATCATTGAAAATATGAACAAACACCGTTTCCAGTTGAAGCCACAGAGTGAGCATTATGATCTGGAAGGACAAAAACATGCAGATGGGTTGTTGCAGAACATGTACCAAGATTTAATGGAGTCTCAGGGTCAGTTTAATCTCAGGCAGGGGAGCGGAGACAGTAACACCATCAATCCTGTGACTTGCCTACAGGCTCCAAGCTTTTCCAACAATTGCATGATGGGTGACTTTAGACGTCATCAGCAGCTTGGTTCAAGTGCATTCCCCGTGAGATCAGCTCGCCTATTTGGCCGTTCCATTGTCCCTCTGATGGAGTCTCACGACTTGTTCTCCCGCAATGATTTAAAACGCTTCTACCCTTACTTTAATGATAAGATGTATGGTGAcacttctttttctggttttgtaccAGCATTTGGATTTCAAAGGCAAGTTAAAACCCGTAGTGGGCCTGCCAGCGAACTTCATGTTAGACTAGAAGAATGTTATGAACAGTGGAGagctttggagaaagaaagaaagaag acTGAATCAGCTCTTGCTAAGAATTTCCAAGGGAAAAAGGTTTCCAGTGCTAACAACACTCCAATTCCAAGGCTGACATCAAACCCATCAAGAGTTGATCGCTTAATTGTGGATCAGCTACGTGAACAAGCCAGA GTTGTGACTTTACTGGGAAAAATGGAGCGCCTTCGCAGTTCTCCCCTTCATGCTAACATTTCTACTGCTCTTGATAAACATCTGGAGGTAATTCATGTAGTGCAGTCACGTAGAAAAGATGAAATTGTAAATGCTTCAAATCGACAGAGGCAAGGAGCTCCCAGATGCCAAGATGACAGAG ATGTGTTTGCTCTTGCTTTGGCAATTAAAGAGATGAGCGTAGCAACACGTAAAGCACGTACAACTCTCTGGTGCGCGCTCCAGATGACCTTACCGAAATCTTCAGCTGGAAAACCAGATCCAGAGAAAGCTCTTCGGGAGACGGTGCAACCTGAAGAAAAAGTGTGCGAAATCACGAACAGCTGCAGCATCCTAAATCAGAGGGCTGAA CTATTAATACGTGGTGTTTATCTGCATATCTTAATCTGTACGGAATATAAGTAA
- the MEIOC gene encoding meiosis-specific coiled-coil domain-containing protein MEIOC isoform X1 encodes MEPKVAFRGGSRCWSSTEAGGRLTDVFSNVITGSGSLYGCYKSQNEENVELPQTYSSSLSTSEYSAPVDSSLLYAPWSAYGDDTKQPAASQINIKSRIQPERNDYGSETDLYGLVSNILEEQDKSQPYCAEGSCPSNFKSVWPMNTTRIVDHHDLLPETKRPVVAAVSQQGFYSSESVSAAEKQYLQSGNLASQQKVDDCYCGFTGMDLEEQCLYPSRNDHANCCNMQTNENIKTTPVYQNYPYIKNTFTPQVGYSEVIKDSGANAYSYGREKVCPKGADAQLHQKRAETFLPQFHRYNENADYSRYTEYSHASKAKPNKSTNCSLQESKLVNGTTEAPSLDTEPYTKLFQVKSGTQKKIEDRISDQQNFTFPKAVGLLSEKQFANEASFCTDFGQKFEYGLKSFAACPGNSDCANGVEKQQFSKSDLQNSEYCKSLPLLPNSANPSAGANVRPAWMNIQTKTAASVPFQNPSPLLKLNNHLPAFPKSSSHSNDFFQLSSSNFPLNSNLFHKYCQDNASVFSSLDFGYNTAERARSAACMEALVRSGEENLIEYLSEKKLKQPNGFCDNYSAQQFGIIENMNKHRFQLKPQSEHYDLEGQKHADGLLQNMYQDLMESQGQFNLRQGSGDSNTINPVTCLQAPSFSNNCMMGDFRRHQQLGSSAFPVRSARLFGRSIVPLMESHDLFSRNDLKRFYPYFNDKMYGDTSFSGFVPAFGFQRQVKTRSGPASELHVRLEECYEQWRALEKERKKTESALAKNFQGKKVSSANNTPIPRLTSNPSRVDRLIVDQLREQARVVTLLGKMERLRSSPLHANISTALDKHLEVIHVVQSRRKDEIVNASNRQRQGAPRCQDDRDVFALALAIKEMSVATRKARTTLWCALQMTLPKSSAGKPDPEKALRETVQPEEKVCEITNSCSILNQRAELLIRGVYLHILICTEYK; translated from the exons aatgaagaaaatgtagAGCTACCTCAGACCTACAGTTCTTCCCTTTCAACATCAGAGTACTCTGCACCTGTGGACTCTTCCCTTTTATATGCACCCTGGTCTGCCTATGGAGATGATACTAAGcagcctgctgcttctcagaTTAATATAAAGTCCAG GATTCAGCCTGAAAGGAACGATTATGGCAGTGAAACAGATTTATATGGACTTGTGTCCAACATCTTGGAAGAACAAGATAAATCGCAGCCATATTGTGCTGAGGG gagTTGCCCTTCCAACTTTAAGTCAGTATGGCCTATGAACACAACCAGAATTGTAGACCACCATGACCTGTTGCCAGAAACTAAAAGACCAGTTGTTGCAGCTGTCTCACAACAGGGTTTTTATAGTAGCGAATCCGtatctgctgctgaaaaacagtACTTGCAAAGCGGTAATCTTGCATCGCAGCAAAAAGTAGACGACTGTTATTGTGGGTTTACTGGCATGGACCTTGAAGAGCAGTGTTTATACCCTTCTAGGAATGATCATGCCAACTGTTGCAACATGCAGACTAATGAGAATATTAAGACAACACCCGTATATCAGAACTATCCATACATAAAAAACACCTTTACACCCCAAGTTGGGTATTCAGAAGTAATCAAAGACTCGGGAGCCAATGCTTATTCTTACGGAAGGGAGAAGGTGTGTCCCAAAGGAGCAGATGCACAGTTGCACCAAAAGCGGGCAGAAACGTTTCTTCCGCAGTTTCACAGAtataatgaaaatgcagattatAGTAGATACACTGAATATTCTCATGCTAGTAAAGCAAAGCCTAACAAGAGCACCAATTGTAGCCTCCAAGAAAGTAAGTTAGTAAATGGAACCACTGAGGCACCATCTCTGGACACAGAACCCTATACTAAATTATTTCAAGTTAAATCAggaactcagaaaaaaatagaagatagAATTTCAGATCAGCAAAACTTTACATTTCCCAAGGCTGTAGGACTTCtatcagaaaaacaatttgcaaATGAAGCTTCTTTCTGCACTGATTTTGGGCAAAAATTTGAATATGGACTAAAATCTTTTGCAGCTTGTCCAGGGAATAGTGACTGTGCAAATGGTgtagaaaagcagcagttttcgAAGTCCGATCTTCAGAATTCTGAATACTGTAAATCACTTCCATTATTACCAAACTCAGCAAACCCGTCAGCAGGTGCTAATGTAAGGCCAGCTTGGATGAACATTCAAACTAAAACCGCTGCTTCTGTCCCATTTCAGAATCCAAGTCCTTTGTTGAAACTGAATAATCATTTACCTGCTTTTCCAAAAAGTTCCAGTCattctaatgatttttttcagttatcaTCTTCAAATTTCCCTTTaaatagtaatttatttcaCAAGTACTGTCAAGATAATGCTTCGGTTTTTTCAAGTCTTGATTTTGGTTATAACACAGCAGAACGAGCTCGGTCTGCTGCTTGCATGGAAGCACTAGTTAGGAGTGGAGAAGAGAATCTCATTGAGTAtttaagtgaaaagaaattaaagcagccAAACGGATTCTGTGACAATTATTCAGCTCAGCAGTTTGGGATCATTGAAAATATGAACAAACACCGTTTCCAGTTGAAGCCACAGAGTGAGCATTATGATCTGGAAGGACAAAAACATGCAGATGGGTTGTTGCAGAACATGTACCAAGATTTAATGGAGTCTCAGGGTCAGTTTAATCTCAGGCAGGGGAGCGGAGACAGTAACACCATCAATCCTGTGACTTGCCTACAGGCTCCAAGCTTTTCCAACAATTGCATGATGGGTGACTTTAGACGTCATCAGCAGCTTGGTTCAAGTGCATTCCCCGTGAGATCAGCTCGCCTATTTGGCCGTTCCATTGTCCCTCTGATGGAGTCTCACGACTTGTTCTCCCGCAATGATTTAAAACGCTTCTACCCTTACTTTAATGATAAGATGTATGGTGAcacttctttttctggttttgtaccAGCATTTGGATTTCAAAGGCAAGTTAAAACCCGTAGTGGGCCTGCCAGCGAACTTCATGTTAGACTAGAAGAATGTTATGAACAGTGGAGagctttggagaaagaaagaaagaag acTGAATCAGCTCTTGCTAAGAATTTCCAAGGGAAAAAGGTTTCCAGTGCTAACAACACTCCAATTCCAAGGCTGACATCAAACCCATCAAGAGTTGATCGCTTAATTGTGGATCAGCTACGTGAACAAGCCAGA GTTGTGACTTTACTGGGAAAAATGGAGCGCCTTCGCAGTTCTCCCCTTCATGCTAACATTTCTACTGCTCTTGATAAACATCTGGAGGTAATTCATGTAGTGCAGTCACGTAGAAAAGATGAAATTGTAAATGCTTCAAATCGACAGAGGCAAGGAGCTCCCAGATGCCAAGATGACAGAG ATGTGTTTGCTCTTGCTTTGGCAATTAAAGAGATGAGCGTAGCAACACGTAAAGCACGTACAACTCTCTGGTGCGCGCTCCAGATGACCTTACCGAAATCTTCAGCTGGAAAACCAGATCCAGAGAAAGCTCTTCGGGAGACGGTGCAACCTGAAGAAAAAGTGTGCGAAATCACGAACAGCTGCAGCATCCTAAATCAGAGGGCTGAA CTATTAATACGTGGTGTTTATCTGCATATCTTAATCTGTACGGAATATAAGTAA
- the MEIOC gene encoding meiosis-specific coiled-coil domain-containing protein MEIOC isoform X2 — MEPKVAFRGGSRCWSSTEAGGRLTDVFSNVITGSGSLYGCYKSQNEENVELPQTYSSSLSTSEYSAPVDSSLLYAPWSAYGDDTKQPAASQINIKSRIQPERNDYGSETDLYGLVSNILEEQDKSQPYCAEGSCPSNFKSVWPMNTTRIVDHHDLLPETKRPVVAAVSQQGFYSSESVSAAEKQYLQSGNLASQQKVDDCYCGFTGMDLEEQCLYPSRNDHANCCNMQTNENIKTTPVYQNYPYIKNTFTPQVGYSEVIKDSGANAYSYGREKVCPKGADAQLHQKRAETFLPQFHRYNENADYSRYTEYSHASKAKPNKSTNCSLQESKLVNGTTEAPSLDTEPYTKLFQVKSGTQKKIEDRISDQQNFTFPKAVGLLSEKQFANEASFCTDFGQKFEYGLKSFAACPGNSDCANGVEKQQFSKSDLQNSEYCKSLPLLPNSANPSAGANVRPAWMNIQTKTAASVPFQNPSPLLKLNNHLPAFPKSSSHSNDFFQLSSSNFPLNSNLFHKYCQDNASVFSSLDFGYNTAERARSAACMEALVRSGEENLIEYLSEKKLKQPNGFCDNYSAQQFGIIENMNKHRFQLKPQSEHYDLEGQKHADGLLQNMYQDLMESQGQFNLRQGSGDSNTINPVTCLQAPSFSNNCMMGDFRRHQQLGSSAFPVRSARLFGRSIVPLMESHDLFSRNDLKRFYPYFNDKMYGDTSFSGFVPAFGFQRQVKTRSGPASELHVRLEECYEQWRALEKERKKTESALAKNFQGKKVSSANNTPIPRLTSNPSRVDRLIVDQLREQARVVTLLGKMERLRSSPLHANISTALDKHLEVIHVVQSRRKDEIVNASNRQRQGAPRCQDDRDVFALALAIKEMSVATRKARTTLWCALQMTLPKSSAGKPDPEKALRETVQPEEKVCEITNSCSILNQRAEVSKH; from the exons aatgaagaaaatgtagAGCTACCTCAGACCTACAGTTCTTCCCTTTCAACATCAGAGTACTCTGCACCTGTGGACTCTTCCCTTTTATATGCACCCTGGTCTGCCTATGGAGATGATACTAAGcagcctgctgcttctcagaTTAATATAAAGTCCAG GATTCAGCCTGAAAGGAACGATTATGGCAGTGAAACAGATTTATATGGACTTGTGTCCAACATCTTGGAAGAACAAGATAAATCGCAGCCATATTGTGCTGAGGG gagTTGCCCTTCCAACTTTAAGTCAGTATGGCCTATGAACACAACCAGAATTGTAGACCACCATGACCTGTTGCCAGAAACTAAAAGACCAGTTGTTGCAGCTGTCTCACAACAGGGTTTTTATAGTAGCGAATCCGtatctgctgctgaaaaacagtACTTGCAAAGCGGTAATCTTGCATCGCAGCAAAAAGTAGACGACTGTTATTGTGGGTTTACTGGCATGGACCTTGAAGAGCAGTGTTTATACCCTTCTAGGAATGATCATGCCAACTGTTGCAACATGCAGACTAATGAGAATATTAAGACAACACCCGTATATCAGAACTATCCATACATAAAAAACACCTTTACACCCCAAGTTGGGTATTCAGAAGTAATCAAAGACTCGGGAGCCAATGCTTATTCTTACGGAAGGGAGAAGGTGTGTCCCAAAGGAGCAGATGCACAGTTGCACCAAAAGCGGGCAGAAACGTTTCTTCCGCAGTTTCACAGAtataatgaaaatgcagattatAGTAGATACACTGAATATTCTCATGCTAGTAAAGCAAAGCCTAACAAGAGCACCAATTGTAGCCTCCAAGAAAGTAAGTTAGTAAATGGAACCACTGAGGCACCATCTCTGGACACAGAACCCTATACTAAATTATTTCAAGTTAAATCAggaactcagaaaaaaatagaagatagAATTTCAGATCAGCAAAACTTTACATTTCCCAAGGCTGTAGGACTTCtatcagaaaaacaatttgcaaATGAAGCTTCTTTCTGCACTGATTTTGGGCAAAAATTTGAATATGGACTAAAATCTTTTGCAGCTTGTCCAGGGAATAGTGACTGTGCAAATGGTgtagaaaagcagcagttttcgAAGTCCGATCTTCAGAATTCTGAATACTGTAAATCACTTCCATTATTACCAAACTCAGCAAACCCGTCAGCAGGTGCTAATGTAAGGCCAGCTTGGATGAACATTCAAACTAAAACCGCTGCTTCTGTCCCATTTCAGAATCCAAGTCCTTTGTTGAAACTGAATAATCATTTACCTGCTTTTCCAAAAAGTTCCAGTCattctaatgatttttttcagttatcaTCTTCAAATTTCCCTTTaaatagtaatttatttcaCAAGTACTGTCAAGATAATGCTTCGGTTTTTTCAAGTCTTGATTTTGGTTATAACACAGCAGAACGAGCTCGGTCTGCTGCTTGCATGGAAGCACTAGTTAGGAGTGGAGAAGAGAATCTCATTGAGTAtttaagtgaaaagaaattaaagcagccAAACGGATTCTGTGACAATTATTCAGCTCAGCAGTTTGGGATCATTGAAAATATGAACAAACACCGTTTCCAGTTGAAGCCACAGAGTGAGCATTATGATCTGGAAGGACAAAAACATGCAGATGGGTTGTTGCAGAACATGTACCAAGATTTAATGGAGTCTCAGGGTCAGTTTAATCTCAGGCAGGGGAGCGGAGACAGTAACACCATCAATCCTGTGACTTGCCTACAGGCTCCAAGCTTTTCCAACAATTGCATGATGGGTGACTTTAGACGTCATCAGCAGCTTGGTTCAAGTGCATTCCCCGTGAGATCAGCTCGCCTATTTGGCCGTTCCATTGTCCCTCTGATGGAGTCTCACGACTTGTTCTCCCGCAATGATTTAAAACGCTTCTACCCTTACTTTAATGATAAGATGTATGGTGAcacttctttttctggttttgtaccAGCATTTGGATTTCAAAGGCAAGTTAAAACCCGTAGTGGGCCTGCCAGCGAACTTCATGTTAGACTAGAAGAATGTTATGAACAGTGGAGagctttggagaaagaaagaaagaag acTGAATCAGCTCTTGCTAAGAATTTCCAAGGGAAAAAGGTTTCCAGTGCTAACAACACTCCAATTCCAAGGCTGACATCAAACCCATCAAGAGTTGATCGCTTAATTGTGGATCAGCTACGTGAACAAGCCAGA GTTGTGACTTTACTGGGAAAAATGGAGCGCCTTCGCAGTTCTCCCCTTCATGCTAACATTTCTACTGCTCTTGATAAACATCTGGAGGTAATTCATGTAGTGCAGTCACGTAGAAAAGATGAAATTGTAAATGCTTCAAATCGACAGAGGCAAGGAGCTCCCAGATGCCAAGATGACAGAG ATGTGTTTGCTCTTGCTTTGGCAATTAAAGAGATGAGCGTAGCAACACGTAAAGCACGTACAACTCTCTGGTGCGCGCTCCAGATGACCTTACCGAAATCTTCAGCTGGAAAACCAGATCCAGAGAAAGCTCTTCGGGAGACGGTGCAACCTGAAGAAAAAGTGTGCGAAATCACGAACAGCTGCAGCATCCTAAATCAGAGGGCTGAAGTAAGCAAGCACTAA
- the MEIOC gene encoding meiosis-specific coiled-coil domain-containing protein MEIOC isoform X4: MEPKVAFRGGSRCWSSTEAGGRLTDVFSNVITGSGSLYGCYKSQNEENVELPQTYSSSLSTSEYSAPVDSSLLYAPWSAYGDDTKQPAASQINIKSRIQPERNDYGSETDLYGLVSNILEEQDKSQPYCAEGSCPSNFKSVWPMNTTRIVDHHDLLPETKRPVVAAVSQQGFYSSESVSAAEKQYLQSGNLASQQKVDDCYCGFTGMDLEEQCLYPSRNDHANCCNMQTNENIKTTPVYQNYPYIKNTFTPQVGYSEVIKDSGANAYSYGREKVCPKGADAQLHQKRAETFLPQFHRYNENADYSRYTEYSHASKAKPNKSTNCSLQESKLVNGTTEAPSLDTEPYTKLFQVKSGTQKKIEDRISDQQNFTFPKAVGLLSEKQFANEASFCTDFGQKFEYGLKSFAACPGNSDCANGVEKQQFSKSDLQNSEYCKSLPLLPNSANPSAGANVRPAWMNIQTKTAASVPFQNPSPLLKLNNHLPAFPKSSSHSNDFFQLSSSNFPLNSNLFHKYCQDNASVFSSLDFGYNTAERARSAACMEALVRSGEENLIEYLSEKKLKQPNGFCDNYSAQQFGIIENMNKHRFQLKPQSEHYDLEGQKHADGLLQNMYQDLMESQGQFNLRQGSGDSNTINPVTCLQAPSFSNNCMMGDFRRHQQLGSSAFPVRSARLFGRSIVPLMESHDLFSRNDLKRFYPYFNDKMYGDTSFSGFVPAFGFQRQVKTRSGPASELHVRLEECYEQWRALEKERKKTESALAKNFQGKKVSSANNTPIPRLTSNPSRVDRLIVDQLREQARMCLLLLWQLKR, encoded by the exons aatgaagaaaatgtagAGCTACCTCAGACCTACAGTTCTTCCCTTTCAACATCAGAGTACTCTGCACCTGTGGACTCTTCCCTTTTATATGCACCCTGGTCTGCCTATGGAGATGATACTAAGcagcctgctgcttctcagaTTAATATAAAGTCCAG GATTCAGCCTGAAAGGAACGATTATGGCAGTGAAACAGATTTATATGGACTTGTGTCCAACATCTTGGAAGAACAAGATAAATCGCAGCCATATTGTGCTGAGGG gagTTGCCCTTCCAACTTTAAGTCAGTATGGCCTATGAACACAACCAGAATTGTAGACCACCATGACCTGTTGCCAGAAACTAAAAGACCAGTTGTTGCAGCTGTCTCACAACAGGGTTTTTATAGTAGCGAATCCGtatctgctgctgaaaaacagtACTTGCAAAGCGGTAATCTTGCATCGCAGCAAAAAGTAGACGACTGTTATTGTGGGTTTACTGGCATGGACCTTGAAGAGCAGTGTTTATACCCTTCTAGGAATGATCATGCCAACTGTTGCAACATGCAGACTAATGAGAATATTAAGACAACACCCGTATATCAGAACTATCCATACATAAAAAACACCTTTACACCCCAAGTTGGGTATTCAGAAGTAATCAAAGACTCGGGAGCCAATGCTTATTCTTACGGAAGGGAGAAGGTGTGTCCCAAAGGAGCAGATGCACAGTTGCACCAAAAGCGGGCAGAAACGTTTCTTCCGCAGTTTCACAGAtataatgaaaatgcagattatAGTAGATACACTGAATATTCTCATGCTAGTAAAGCAAAGCCTAACAAGAGCACCAATTGTAGCCTCCAAGAAAGTAAGTTAGTAAATGGAACCACTGAGGCACCATCTCTGGACACAGAACCCTATACTAAATTATTTCAAGTTAAATCAggaactcagaaaaaaatagaagatagAATTTCAGATCAGCAAAACTTTACATTTCCCAAGGCTGTAGGACTTCtatcagaaaaacaatttgcaaATGAAGCTTCTTTCTGCACTGATTTTGGGCAAAAATTTGAATATGGACTAAAATCTTTTGCAGCTTGTCCAGGGAATAGTGACTGTGCAAATGGTgtagaaaagcagcagttttcgAAGTCCGATCTTCAGAATTCTGAATACTGTAAATCACTTCCATTATTACCAAACTCAGCAAACCCGTCAGCAGGTGCTAATGTAAGGCCAGCTTGGATGAACATTCAAACTAAAACCGCTGCTTCTGTCCCATTTCAGAATCCAAGTCCTTTGTTGAAACTGAATAATCATTTACCTGCTTTTCCAAAAAGTTCCAGTCattctaatgatttttttcagttatcaTCTTCAAATTTCCCTTTaaatagtaatttatttcaCAAGTACTGTCAAGATAATGCTTCGGTTTTTTCAAGTCTTGATTTTGGTTATAACACAGCAGAACGAGCTCGGTCTGCTGCTTGCATGGAAGCACTAGTTAGGAGTGGAGAAGAGAATCTCATTGAGTAtttaagtgaaaagaaattaaagcagccAAACGGATTCTGTGACAATTATTCAGCTCAGCAGTTTGGGATCATTGAAAATATGAACAAACACCGTTTCCAGTTGAAGCCACAGAGTGAGCATTATGATCTGGAAGGACAAAAACATGCAGATGGGTTGTTGCAGAACATGTACCAAGATTTAATGGAGTCTCAGGGTCAGTTTAATCTCAGGCAGGGGAGCGGAGACAGTAACACCATCAATCCTGTGACTTGCCTACAGGCTCCAAGCTTTTCCAACAATTGCATGATGGGTGACTTTAGACGTCATCAGCAGCTTGGTTCAAGTGCATTCCCCGTGAGATCAGCTCGCCTATTTGGCCGTTCCATTGTCCCTCTGATGGAGTCTCACGACTTGTTCTCCCGCAATGATTTAAAACGCTTCTACCCTTACTTTAATGATAAGATGTATGGTGAcacttctttttctggttttgtaccAGCATTTGGATTTCAAAGGCAAGTTAAAACCCGTAGTGGGCCTGCCAGCGAACTTCATGTTAGACTAGAAGAATGTTATGAACAGTGGAGagctttggagaaagaaagaaagaag acTGAATCAGCTCTTGCTAAGAATTTCCAAGGGAAAAAGGTTTCCAGTGCTAACAACACTCCAATTCCAAGGCTGACATCAAACCCATCAAGAGTTGATCGCTTAATTGTGGATCAGCTACGTGAACAAGCCAGA ATGTGTTTGCTCTTGCTTTGGCAATTAAAGAGATGA